CTTAACATTTTTGGGAAGATAGTTATGTTTAATTTGCTCCAACTTATGTAAAACTCGATGCGAGACTTGAATGGCATTTGCACCACCACGTTTGGCGATCGCAATGGTTACGGCTTCCATTTCACCAGTATGTTTGGTTATGTTCTCCGCTTTGTTAGTTTCTTTACTGCTATGTTGCTGGGCGATATCTCCATAGCCAAACAATACATAGCTAGCAGGTTCCTCCGAACCATCGGTAACTGTGGCGACATCACGCAAATATACGGGCTGATTATTGGCTACTGCTACGACGATTCCTTTGGCATCTTCAGGCGATCGGATAAAGCTTTGCGTTCTCACCAAAAAGGATTGATTATTTTGACTCAAAGCCCCGCCAGTCAATTCCGAATTTTGTGATTGAAAGGCTTGGGAGATTTCGATTGGGGTGATGCCATAGGCTTTTAAGCGGGCGGGATCGAGTTCCACGCGCAGTTGGCGTTTCTGTCCACCAATGAGCGTTGTTTCGGAAACATCGGGAATTTGCTTGATTTGCTCATCTAATTGCGCCGCAATTTGCCGTAACTCAGTACCTGTCACCCCATCTCCCGATAGAGTCAAAGCCAGAATCGGTACATCATTAATTGCCCGTGACTTAATTAGAGGTTGAGAAACACCAGCAGGGATTCTGTCAAAATTGGCATAGAGTTTATTGTAAAGCTGGACAATAGAATCCTCGGTATTCTGTCCTACTAGAAAGCGCACAATCACCACCGATGAACCAGCGCGTGAAGTGGAGTACACATATTCCACCCCGGGTAGTTCTTTAATCAATTTCTCCATCGGCGCAGTTACCCGTTGCTCGACATCCTTAGCCGATGCTCCCGGCATCTGTACAAATACATCCGCCATCGGTACAGTAATTTGGGGTTCTTCTTCTCTTGGCAACATCAGGGTTGCACCAATGCCCAACAGGATGGCTACGATGATAATGAGCGGGGTTAGTTTCGAGTCGATGAATTTTTTAGCTAATTGACCAACAAAGCCCAACTTATGGTGGTGTGTTGGTGGCGATTGATGCCCGTTGTGACTATTCGGTGAGTCCTGCATAGTTTTCTCCTATTACCGCATCGTAACGGCTTGTCCGTCACTAAGTTGACTGATGTTGTTGGTAATAATGCGATCACCTGCTTTTAAGCCTGACAGGATCTCGATCTGTCCATTTTGGGGTTTGCCTGTTTTCACCCAACGCAAAACGGCAATCGTATTGGCGATCGCCTTCTCTTCGCTGCTTTCCAGCACATAGACTCCCTGTAATTGTCCACGCTGAATTATTGCTGCTGTGGGAACGAGGAGAGTTTCTTTACTTTCACCTATAGGTAAGGTAATCCGCCCAAACATCCCAGAAATTAATTTCTGGGAATTGCTCAGAGGAATTTTGACTAAGAAACTGCGGGATTTGGCATCTGAGGTTGGCACAATTTGTTGAATTGTGGCATTGAGAGTTTGATTGACCGCATCAAACTGTACCTTGACCGTTTGACCGACCCGCACAAATCGTAAATTCTCTTCAGGGACAGAGATCTCTAGCTCCAGTTTATTAGGGTTCTCCACTTTTAATAAGGGGGTTCCGGGGGCTGCCATTTCCCCTTCATAGGCCATCTTTTGGACAACAACACCATCAAAGGGAGCAATGATTGTGCCATAGCTTTCACTAACATCTGATGAGATCACGCTGAGTTCGGCGCGACTAACTGCGGCTTGGGTTTGAGCGATCGCTGCTTGTGACTGACGAATTCCTGCTTCTGATTGGGCGACTCTAGCTCTTGCTTGTTCGAGCGCTGTATTGGCATCATCTAGTTGTGATTGGGAAACAGCTCCTTCAGCCTGTAGTCGTGACATCCGCGACTGGGTGATCTGGGCTAAGCGTAAAGCTGCCTGAGCCTCCAGTTTTTGCGATTCCAATTGATTGAGACTTGCCTGAGAACGAAATACTTCTGCTTGGGCTTGTGCGACCCCTAGCTGTGCTTGTCCAGTTTGAGCACTAATGTCCATGACATCAATGCGAGCTAGAACATCGCCTTTGCGAAAGCGATCGCCCGACTCTAAGGATAATTGGTTAATCCGCCCCATTACCCTTGTGGATAACGTTGCTTGTTCTATAGGACGAATTGAGCCAGAGAGTTCTAAGGTATTGGCTACAGATTGCGATCGCAAGGTCAGAGTAGAAACAGCGATCGCTTGATTTGTGTTTATTTCTGGAGAATGGGGCGATCGATTCATTTGCAAAATCGCCCAAGTTCCACCTGTTAGCAACAGCACACCACCGATCAATATTCCCCATCCCTTTGGCGACATCTTCGGTGACTTATTGCGAGAGGGTAATTGTTTTTGCTGTTGCTCATCTACTCCTTCAATCACTTCAATCAATTGATTACTTGTTTGGTTGAGGGGGGCATGAATTGGTTCGTTTGATGGGCTGTGCGTCATAGGATTAAGCCTTGCTGATTCAATATTGAAATACTAAGGACGATGACCACGGTGTACAGCATAGCCAGCGCTCTGCCACGCTAGTAAACCACCGCGTAAACTATAGACTTTGCTGTAGCCCTGAGCCACTAACCACTGGGCTGCCATGTCGCTACGATGTCCTGACAGACAGGTAATGGCGATCGCTTGATTCTTAGGAATCTCTTGGAGAATGCGATCGCGGCTCATTTTCTTTGCTCCTGCAATATGCCCCATCCAATATTCCAAAATTCCGCGTACATCAACCACCATTAATTGATTTTGACGGGACTTCAATTGAGAGGGAGACAGGGGTGAAGGATTTACGGATTGTTTCTGAACCTGTTTATTAGTTGATTTAGCTTTCATAGTGTTTTGTTTTTAAACTTGTTGTGATTCAATTACTTATTTCTGGGATCCACTTGGTTTAAGAGTGTGTTTGAGAAGTATCCTATTTAGTGTAAATTTCTACTTTTCCCCCCTTAATCCCCCCTTGTAAGGGGGGAAACTCAAATCCTCCCCTTTTATAAGGGGGAGTTAGAGGGGGTAAAACTTCTCAAACATGCTCTAAACCTTGCTCATTACTGCAAATGATTTAATAAACGGAGCTGCCATTCGAGGATCTTTAATCATTGCAGTGTAGTCACCAACACGGAACTGGAGCTTACGACTCATATACGCCATACCCAATCCCATCATGTCTAAACCCTTAGTTTTCCACTTCTCCCAATGATTGCGATCGGCGCGTAAGTCCCAGTTGAGGGCTTGTCCTATATACGCACCTGAAGAGACAACTCTTCCTTCTATAATTGTGAGAACTCCTGTGGGATTGGGGTCATTCTCGAACCCATAACCAATTACGGAATTGAAATGAATCTTTGCTAGAGCATCAGCTAGTTCAGGTTCGGCGTTCCATTGTTCTCCAAAAGCTTGCATCCATTCATGGGAAAATAAATCTACCATTGTTCTCTCCTAAATAATATCTAAAAGTTAAAAGTTAATAATTAGCCACCGTTTGCCATTCAGTGACTAGTGCAGGTGGAATAGATAGACTAATTGCATCGTCTTTGACTGTTGGTAAAGAAATCTGCAAAGGAATCTCCGCTTGCAACTCTGATAACACAGGTTGGAGGTCGTACTGTCCAACGTTTGGCTGAGGCTGAGACCCGTCTGTGAAAATCTTTTCAGAAGTGTCAGCAGCAATGAGAGTTTTTCCCAAAGAGGTCGTTAAAGTCAGAGGTTGAGAATGGTCGATCGCTACCATGTCAGGGAAGCCTACTAAGCGCAACTCAAAACTGCTGTTCCCATCAGGAAGAGTGCGCTTAAAGGCAACAGTTTGCCAAGTATGATCATGTTGATCCTTGAGGGATTGACGGGATTGATAAACGATCTGGTTAGGGCTTTCCTCAAGTTGCCTAATTGCTGCTACTGCATGAGGAGCATCGAGGATTCCTAATCCGATGAGAACAAAAATTGTAA
This genomic interval from Pseudanabaena sp. ABRG5-3 contains the following:
- a CDS encoding rhodanese-like domain-containing protein; translation: MKAKSTNKQVQKQSVNPSPLSPSQLKSRQNQLMVVDVRGILEYWMGHIAGAKKMSRDRILQEIPKNQAIAITCLSGHRSDMAAQWLVAQGYSKVYSLRGGLLAWQSAGYAVHRGHRP
- a CDS encoding SCP-2 sterol transfer family protein, with product MVDLFSHEWMQAFGEQWNAEPELADALAKIHFNSVIGYGFENDPNPTGVLTIIEGRVVSSGAYIGQALNWDLRADRNHWEKWKTKGLDMMGLGMAYMSRKLQFRVGDYTAMIKDPRMAAPFIKSFAVMSKV
- a CDS encoding efflux RND transporter periplasmic adaptor subunit; protein product: MTHSPSNEPIHAPLNQTSNQLIEVIEGVDEQQQKQLPSRNKSPKMSPKGWGILIGGVLLLTGGTWAILQMNRSPHSPEINTNQAIAVSTLTLRSQSVANTLELSGSIRPIEQATLSTRVMGRINQLSLESGDRFRKGDVLARIDVMDISAQTGQAQLGVAQAQAEVFRSQASLNQLESQKLEAQAALRLAQITQSRMSRLQAEGAVSQSQLDDANTALEQARARVAQSEAGIRQSQAAIAQTQAAVSRAELSVISSDVSESYGTIIAPFDGVVVQKMAYEGEMAAPGTPLLKVENPNKLELEISVPEENLRFVRVGQTVKVQFDAVNQTLNATIQQIVPTSDAKSRSFLVKIPLSNSQKLISGMFGRITLPIGESKETLLVPTAAIIQRGQLQGVYVLESSEEKAIANTIAVLRWVKTGKPQNGQIEILSGLKAGDRIITNNISQLSDGQAVTMR
- a CDS encoding DUF3122 domain-containing protein, producing the protein MGCQIRKFFSWLLLIGAITIFVLIGLGILDAPHAVAAIRQLEESPNQIVYQSRQSLKDQHDHTWQTVAFKRTLPDGNSSFELRLVGFPDMVAIDHSQPLTLTTSLGKTLIAADTSEKIFTDGSQPQPNVGQYDLQPVLSELQAEIPLQISLPTVKDDAISLSIPPALVTEWQTVANY